taataaaaattaataataatacgttAAAAGATTAGTTACATTTGTTCATATTTCGATTCTATATTTCCATGTGTCTTGGTTAATATGGTATTCTTTTATACTCCGTAATTTTTaagatatactccgtatatatgTAGGAATAAATATTGTAGATTTTTTTACAGGTTAGTTAAAAGAAAAAAGTGAAATATTctttaaaatcatataaataaaaaaaacttaatttttaacttTGGCGGGCTCCCTCTTCATTTTCCCTCCTATATTAATCCATTATTTTTGTTACTCCACTAAATTTTTTCAAgttttactaaaatttatttatatcCCTCCAATTTCATTTTGGCAGACTATTTCCTTCCACTCTTTAGGTAGATTATTTGTACCACTTAAATCATTTCAGAATTCTCATAACACAAATTATATGGTTAGTCAACAATACTTGATATCAAAATCCACCGTTTAGCTTATGATTATTTTTTTCAATTGCACATTAGAAACCCTTCCCCTTTTCCTTAAAATTTTGATTAAATCGAACCTTTTTCCTTCTATCTAATATATGGCGGCCTCTGCAAGAATAAGAATAATCCATTTTATTTCTAGGGTTCTGTTGCTTTGGGTTTGAATCAAAGCAAACATGTCCGGGTATACGAACCTTTCCCACTATCATAAGCTTTATATTGGAGATAATTTGGGGGTTCTTCAAATCCTAAAATTTTTTAAACTTCagaggtattattaattattgtttctTTAATTTATGCTTTTGCTCCATGTCGTTATTTTTTTTCGATAGTCACCGGCTCAAACCATCTCCTTCGCGCCTTCATTGTCTACGTCTCCGTCGTAACCACCATCGTATTCTCTTCCTGTAATTCTCGTCACCTCTCTAGTCGTAACCGCTGTCATCGTCTTAGTCGTCGTATGTGATTTTCATTTTCGAGCTGCCAGGTAAATCTTTGCTTTTGTTATGAATTTGTAAAATTTAGGATTCTAGATCTGCGAATGTAATCGTCTATTTTATTAGTAATAGATTTCATATTTTGTTGTATTGTATGATTCCTATTAGGGCAAATAGCCCAAAAAGTTAACGTAAGTTACTAAATTTACCAACAAAGTTAATATTGAAAATTtcatgttaaaatacaatgcaaatttagaataatatggaattagtaaatgtatatgggtaaaatatctagatattaatatgtataagaaaatatctagatattagaatatgagataaAAATCtaaaaattgaaatgtaaaagaaaaatctagatatttgtaggttgtagaaatatctagatatttatatatccatggaaatatctaggttctagaatgttccatggagtagtataaatatgggaggagatttcatttgtgttgtgaagtaagttgtgagagttgtgaggaagtaagaagagtgtgagttagagaagagaaagcttgtaagtaatattgtaattgtaatttaatataagtgtttttgttaagtttcccgatcaagccttaattttgtgtttaagttcttagtgcacttttgttgttcttattatatggtcggctctgccgcctaagtgatatatggtcggttatactgcctaaagatatatggtcgacactgtcgcctaaggacactgtgcactaaggatttataaaattaaaggctaaccaacgtcaaagtgttggtgtagtgagtctagtatagtctaggtcctctatagtgggtgtgttgggctcgtcgaagcttccaacaattggtatcagagcgggtcgttcgggaccatttctagtggaggaaatcggtaaacgttggacgtttacatcggcttgttttcaccaaggctttaaggaagattctgtcggagcacagttaggaactgtgaaagctcgtcggtcagggaccaagcttattggacgttggacgtcatgatggcagatcttgcaagtacgagcagtggaatcaagagtctcaataaccacaattatggttattggcggacttgcatagaatcctacctacaaggacaggatttatgggaaatagttgttggcagtgacacaacgcctccaccgaaagaaaatgcagaagccttgagaaaatggaacatcaaggccggaaaggctttatttatattgaagactacaatcgaggaggatatattggagcacatccgtgacgagaaaacaccaaaggcagcttgggaaacttttgaaaaattattttcaaagaagaatgaagcacgcctccagctcttggaaaatgagctcgcgggtatctcacaaggaagtctgtctatttctcagtatttcaccaaggtgaaatcaatttgccgtgagatatctcaacttgctcctgaagagaaagtgagtgatgcaaggatgaagagaattatcatccatggcttaaggtccgagtataatggatttatagccgctgtgagaggatggcctactcaaccatcattaatagagctggagaatttgttggctaatcaagaggcattagtcaAGCAGATGaacgaagtaaccataaaagacggagaagatgcactcttcaccaataaaaagaaagcaacatctcgaagacaagaggcgatgaaagaaagtaagacatatgggtggaagggtcacccaaaatcaaaaggcaacgcttcagggggagctcaacaaggaagaagagatcatcgcctacaatacggggaaaatgataagagaaagaatggtgaatgcttcaattgtggcaagaagggtcattttgctcgagaatgtagattccccagaaggcgaactttcgaaggaaatgtggccgccgcaagagatgagaagaaagaggtcacattcgaagcaaccattaatgaggaaacatgggatgcagaagcaggctccaagagcttggtacgggaaaattggtgagttcttagtacaaagtgatttcacagttgctccttcagattctagtttatttgtgaaacaagatcaaggaaaactagccatagtgctagtatatgtggatgacttaatcatcacgggagatcactatgaggagatccaaagaacaagagagaatctgtctatcagattttatatgaaggagcttggagaactcaaacattttcttggactcaaaatagagcagaaaagagaaggattatttctgggacaacagaaatatgcacgagatcttttacaaaagtacggaatgcttaattgcaaacctatctcaactccgatggatccgaatacaaaactacgagcagatgaaggaaaaagtcttcaagatgttaccatgtatcgaaagatggtcggaagtcttatttatctcacactaagccggccagatatatcttatgcagttggagtggttagtcgatacatgagcaatccgaagaagcctcaccttgatgttgtacgacgcatcttaaggtatgttaaaggcactatcaactttggtattttatacaagaaaacaaaagaatgtcacgtgactggatattgtgacgccgattacgctggagactatgatacacgacagttaacaactggatacatgtttagttttggatcgggagtaatatcatggtgcagcaagagacaaccaactgtatccttatcaagcactgaagcagaatatcgatcggcatcatcagcaacacaagaaattacatggttgaaacaactaatggaagatcttcatcaatcaacagattatcaagtaaatcttctttgcgataacctatcagctatacgactagcagaaaatccagtctttcatgcaagaacaaaacatatagaagtgcactatcactatgttcgtgagaaggtccttgaaggaaaaattaagatggtgccaacaaagacagatgaacaggttgcagatatattcaccaagagcctaagtaaatcaaagtttgaaaaattcagagaagcacttggaatggtctgcaagacatcgttggaagaaaatttgcattgagggggagtattaaaatacaatgcaaatttagaataatatggaattagtaaatgtatatgggtaaaatatctagatattaatatgtataagaaaatatctagatattagaatatgagagaaaaatctagaaattgaaatgtaaaagaaaaatctagatatttgtaggttgtagaaatatctagatatttatatatccatggaaatatctaggttctagaatgttccatggagtggtataaatatgggaggagatttcatttgtgttgtgaagtaagttgtgagagttgtgaggaagtaagaagagtgtgagttagagaagagaaagcttgtaagtaatattgtaattgtaatttaatataagtgtttttgttaagtttcccgatcaagccttaattttgtgtttaagttcttagtgcacttttgttgttcttattatatggtcggctctgccgcctaagtgatatatggtcggttataccgcctaaagatatatggtcgacactgtcgcctaaggacactgtgcactaaggatttataaaattaaaggctaaccaacgtcaaagtgttggtgtagtgagtctagtatagtctaggtcctctatagtgggtgtgttgggctcgtcgaagcttccaacatttCATGCTAAGGATTATAAACTCAAAATTAATGTAATAAAAGGAGTTTTGACCTTGAAACCTGAATTGATGTTGAGTCATCATGTTGAATCCTATGTGGAATACATGTCATATTTTTAAATATTCATAATAAACAAATAATATGTAAACAAATATAGTGGCTAAGTCAATGTTGTATACAACTTCAATATTGTATCCTTGCTCCCTTCTGTTTATCTTATCCAAAAACTGATTTCAAAGTTGGAGGCTTCAAAACCCACAAACGCATCCCTTACCGAAATTTGTAGTGGAGGTTTCAAAATTAAAGAATCACATATGAAAACACGATCTGGCTTAGGAACCCCTCGACTCCTGTCGTATTCTCCGGCGAAAACTCCGACCATCACTCTCTAATAGAACTATATATGGTCGACCGTCACTCCCTAATACGACTACAACTTTGGGTATCTTCTCCGTCGGATTAAGTTTGGAGCTTTAATTTTACTTTAAAGTAGTCTATTTTAGTTTCAAACACTCGTTTgacaatgaagatgatgatgaggatggtggtgaagaagatgatgacgaTGTATGATGTTTTGATCCTTTTTTTtcaatttatcaaataaataaaactaaattaaattaGATTTAGGTTTTGGATTTTAATGGTTGATCTGAATTAGGATGCAGGACGAGATGATTGAATGAATCAGTTGGTGGAATGATGaagataattaataattaaatatttggATTAGATTTgaataaataaaaattaactaaAATAACTTTAAAGAAATCCAAATCAAATACGTGGTATTTTTTTAACCATGTAGTAGTCCACATAGCATCAAATGACTGGTTACCTGTTCAAAAGGTAACCCACACCCCTAATTGTATCAATTTTGAGTTTATAGTCCTTTTGCCCACGAAATTATGAATGTTATGTTTATTGGGAAATTTAGTAACTTATATTACTTTTTTGGGCTATTTGCCTATAATGCGGACATGAGTAATGAATATACTCGATTTTCAGATGTGATGCGACAAACAGGTATAATCACATCTTTTGTTATTTAAATTGTTTATCCATGTTATCACGTTAATTTGTTTCTTGAGATTAAGCTAGGATTTTAAGGTACCTCGATGTTGCTTATTAGAAAAAATGCTATTGTGAGTGACAGTGTTTACTTAGACCATTTTTTTTTTCCTTGAAGAGGTATGCTCAAGAACATCAATTAAACAAGTATTTCTGTCTCTTGATTATTGTGAGTGACAATGTTCAATTACAATGTTGTTATATTAATACTTGCTTTTCTTCAATTTAAAATATGATTTTGATGGCTAGGGTCTATGTAATGGATTATTTTGGTTATGGTTTTTGTTTTGCCTCAAATGCTTCAAATAGTGCCTTCAACTTCATTTTTGGAAGACAATGTATGTAACTTAAATTCTTTGCTTATTTACTTCTCACAATCttctttatatattataacaaaacTTAAATTACATcacatttttttttcaaaaagcTTAGGTGTCAAATCTATAACTCTTAGATGAGAAAATGACTTTGTATCTGTACCGTTCATTCAGCTGGTTACGTTTCGTATCTTTCAAAAACGTCACTGTATATGTAAAAATACCATTATATCCTTTATACACTAAACCAGGATATTAGTAGAAGTTAAAAAACTATCTGCTTattgtatgtattgattacagatcGTTGGAGAACAATTTTCTTAACGGTTCCATCTCTGCTGAGCTATGGCAGAGCATGTATTTTTGGGCAACCTCGATACTTGTACTGTAAGAAATACAGCATAGTAACATGTGAGGCTTATATAGCTATCACATTTGACTTTCATATGTCAAAACTGAGTTCTAATTTTGTTGCTAAAAGGACTAAATGGGCACATAAATCTTCAAGATGTTGTTATTTGTAGTTTGATTTTACACATTGTTACTTGTATATTGACTGTAATATTGTTGTCATTTGCTGCAGTGATATCTGAAATAATACGTTTTCAAGTATCATTGGAGCTTTGAACTGGCTTGTAAATACTAGCTTATGGTAAGTCCATCTTCTTCCTATGCATGTCTGGTAAAATTTGGTTTTGGATTAGGTCAGATTATTTGGCAAGCTCCTGACATGTATGATATTTACTATTTGACTTCATTCTCATTCATCATATTAAATATTTTCATAACTTAAGACCGTACCTCTATAATATTAGAGTTGAACTTATACTGTTATGGCACTATGAAGTCACCTTTACAACTATGGAGTATTTTACGGGTTGCtttatgtaactaataaggtttcAAGTTTCAACTATTAGTCAAATTTAACACATGTTACTTATTATGTATATAGATGTTGATTCATGCCATACTCTATTCCCTTGTGAATGATGCATCACATTTTGCTTCTCAAGGTATTGAATATTTTCAAGCCCTAAGTGTATATATTAAATCTGTTAAGACATACATGTATGTTTGTTAGTATGATTAATGACCTTAATAAATGATATTACTTTTGTTTCAATTTGTAATATTGTCATTCATTAATCTGCATTCTTTATATATTCTCAATGTAAATAACAATTATGATATGTAACTAGCAGATTATAAATAGAATATATGTCAAATATTGTATCAATTTGGTGACTTTTGTGTTAATTTAGTGATACTTTTGTGTATGGGTGGGTAATTATGGGATGCTGTGACAAGTATATGACATGTAGGCATCTTGGCAATTGGAAAAGGTTGATTCTGATCATGTGTTTTGTTGTCATAAATATAACTGGTCATGGTGTGATATGTTATTGATATAATCAAAGGTTTTATACACATTTGACCTCCTAAATGTTTACTGTTAGAAAATGTTAGCCGTGTTGTATAGTATTGGAAAATCAACAACTTGCCAACACATATACTACAGCCTATATATGTCACGCCAGTTTATCATAGGGGCAACATTAAGGCGAATGACAATATGAATAATGCTTCAATGTGATAAGTATTACGTTACATTGGTTAACTATCTAACATTATTGCAACATTTTTCATACATAATCTAGCGAAATCGCAGGTTATAAACTAGTTAATaaaatttaacttttataattGTATTTTATTTGTTTGTAGCTAATGGTTAGTTATCGATTTTCCAGCCTATATACCTATCCCATCGGCTCCAGGTAATAATATAGACGTTTATCTGCAACCTTTAATTGAGGAGTTAAAGGAGTTGTGAGAAACTGGAGTAGAGACTTATGACGCATcaacaaagaacacttttaataAAAGGGCTAGTTTGTTATGGACATTAAGCGATTTTCCTGCATATGCGAATTTATCGGGTTGGAGCACAAAAGGTAAATATGCCTGAAGCACTTTAATTTATCGGGTTGTACTCCTCAAGCAGCTAATGATCAAGATTGAAGCACTTTAATTGAACTTTGATATGAAAGAAACTTGTTTTATAAAACTGTTATGTTTGGGCTGCTTGAAACAATTTATGGTTGGCTAGTTTTTAATTGCATCTTTGTATTTATGGCTGGTGAAAACTAAGTAATTCTGTCAGGTTGAAACAATTTATGTCATGTTATGTTTGTAAGTTGTAAGTGGGTCTTTGCAACTTGAAACAATATAATCGTCCTTTtggttatggttttttttttttttttttaacctgggTATCCAAACGGTGAACTTGACTAATCCCAGGGCGACTACTCGCTACGCGAGCAACCCGGATTCATTACAGGCGAACCTCCATGTCCATGAGTGGATAACTGTGGGTGCCtggaatcgaacccatgacctccactATGGAAGGCCAGGGTCATAACCATTCAACCACCACACTCATGGTTTTTGGTTATGGTTTTTGATTGGTACCAAACATGTTCCATTAATCTATTACTAGTTACTACTTTGTAATTATAACTTTGAACAAATTTACATTGTTTGCTTTTGGTTGTTTGAACTTGAGATTTGAACTAGAGATTACAAAAATGTTCTATTAAGTCATTGGATCTTCtcattataggaccctttttaaaaaggtcaaAAGTTATCATAGGACCGTTAAAAAGGCGTCATATTAGTTATACCTAAACGgttttatgtaaaaaaaaaaaaaaaaaaaaaaatggctttCAGGTTAACACAATGGGTGAAATGGttatcatattggtatgtaaaggggatgtcgtgggttcgagtccctgctCCACTTTGATTGTTTTACTTTTTATAAAACACTTGATTGTTTATTACTAGTTCATGATGTTGGAGTTAATAGGGCTAAAAtgtcctatttaatcccattataaGACCATTTTTAAAAAGGTCACAACTTATGATAGGActtttaaaaagtgtcctattagttacACCTTTGAGGACCGTAAATAAATTTCGTCAATCAATATATAGGACACTATTACTATaaggtcctatttaatcccattataaTACCATTTTTAAAAAgttcacaagttatgataggacttttaaaaagtgtcctattagttacACCTTTTAGGACCATAAATAAATTCCGCCAATCAACATATATGACACCATTACTAAAAGGTCATATTTAATCCTATTATAAGACCttttttaaaaaggtcacaagttatgataggacttttaaaaagtgtcctattagttataccttttaggaccctaaataaattctTCAATCAATATATATAACACCATTactaaaaggtcctatttaatcctATTATAGaaccctttttaaaaaggtcacaagttatgataggacctttaaaaagtgtCATGTTAGTTATcccttttaggaccctaaataaattccgtcaatcaacatataggacaccattatTAAAAGGTcatatttaatcccattataggaccctttttaaaaaggtcacaagttatgataggacctttaaaaagtgtcttgttaattataccttttaggaccctaaataaatttcGCCAATCAACATATAGGAAACCATTAttaaaaggtcctatttaatcccattataggaccctttttaaaaatgtcacaagttatgataggacctttaaaaagtgtcctattagttataccttttaggaccctaagtAAATTCcatcaatcaacatataggacaccattaataaaaggtactatttaatcccattataggaccctttttaaaaaggtcacaagttatgataggacctttaaaaagtgtcctattagttattgatgttatgcgaggtgtatacgaaatagtttatattttactaggaaaaactattaaatacgatacaattttacacaagatatttatttatttatagaatggatatacttaaaccttgctacaacacttataggcagtgtacctaatcgtacagtagtgtagtttttagtaagtccggttcgttccacagggaatctttttttttaaacaaagctcaacgctatattagtttacttttataaaaatacaaccatatatataagtaatataattattataaaggggggtttttaccgtttaatgaccggtttgtcgattttaaaactttagtcgcagttaaaacctaataaataaaagacttaatttaaagcgtaaagtaaataacgataatgaaattgcgaataataaaagtgcgataaaataaacttgcgataattaaaaagtacgataattaaaagtgcgattaaataacaataaataaaagtgcgataattagaagtgcaattaaatataaaataaaggaaattaaatatgaaataaaagaattatgcttatttaaacttccgtaatcatgatgtttgacgtgttgattttagttttatgcccatgggttaattgtcctttgtcctggattatttaatctgtccgtctggtttttgtccataacagtccatcagtcata
The window above is part of the Rutidosis leptorrhynchoides isolate AG116_Rl617_1_P2 chromosome 1, CSIRO_AGI_Rlap_v1, whole genome shotgun sequence genome. Proteins encoded here:
- the LOC139871992 gene encoding uncharacterized protein isoform X1, coding for MNVMFIGKFSNLYYFFGLFAYNADMSNEYTRFSDVMRQTEVCSRTSIKQVFLSLDYYRWRTIFLTVPSLLSYGRACIFGQPRYLYCKKYSIVTLISEIIRFQVSLEL
- the LOC139871992 gene encoding uncharacterized protein isoform X2, which produces MNVMFIGKFSNLYYFFGLFAYNADMSNEYTRFSDVMRQTEVCSRTSIKQVFLSLDYYRWRTIFLTVPSLLSYGRACIFGQPRYLYLISEIIRFQVSLEL